A stretch of DNA from Tigriopus californicus strain San Diego chromosome 8, Tcal_SD_v2.1, whole genome shotgun sequence:
AGGACCTCTAGTTCTAAATATTGTGATAAACAGGAACTTCAAAATTATGACAAGGGCATCGAGTCTGggccaaatatttcatgaacaTGAACTCAGGCATACCTTCTCTCAAAGAGGCCAGACGAGACGAAATCATGTTATTGTATCTATTAATACTGTTTATGATTGCAGGGACACAATCGTGCTGGAAATGCACATGAAATCGTTCGATTTCGAAAAGCAAATTCAGTACTACGACTCGTTTCTGGATTTTCTGTGTAAGTGACATCATGGTTGACATTGAACTGGACGTGTATTTAAATGGACTCTTTCTTTTATCCTCAACACAGCGAAAATTGGAGGCTGGCTGGGATTGGTGTTCGGAGCCTCGATCATCTCGTTCTTTGAGATCTTCTATTTCCTCATTTATCTCTTAATCAAGCTTGTTAGTAGACACTCGCCCTAATTGGCATTAATCCCAACAACCACTACACGTCATGAAAGCGCCAGTTGTCATTTATTTGTGGACTTGCCAAGAAGTGTCCACAAATCAGCAGAGACACTTCACAATGCCTGATATGTGGAAAGCAAAGCACAATTTACCTATTGATGTATTGTACCTAACCAATTAACTTGTACGGAAAATGtgatattttcaagtttccatGTGGATTTTACGACGATAAATAAAATGTAAGATTTCAACATAGTATCCATGTCAAGTTGGTGATAAATATAATCTATCCGACTTTAAGACAAGTCTTAATTTCTACTACTCTCATATGTATCTGTAACGCCAATaaatacataaaaaaacaattaattaAATGGATCATACAAGAATCGACTGAACACAACAGGGCTAATCCAAAGGCCTTCGTCCCACTTTTGTCCGCTTCACGGGCACGTAACCGTGCTTCTCACGTTTGTGCTTGTACAGCATCTTTTTGCTTCGGAACGTTTCACACGGTGAGCAATCCTTGCACTCGAGAATCAGTTTGACGCCATCGTGAACCCGCTTCTTGTGGACCCGGACGTAGGATGGACGGGTGAACTTCTGCCCACACTGATCACAATAATGATAAAGCTGCACCCCGGATTCATCGTTGGTCAAGCCCTGTTCGCGCATATGATACTGTTCATGCTCTTTAAGAGCACTTTTCACGTTCGTGCCATAATCGCAATATGAACACTTGAACTGCTCGATGCCCTGATGAACCTTGATATGAGCGTCCAAAATGAACTTGGATGCGTAGTTCTTGCCGCAGAAATGACACTGGAAGGTCAACTTCTCGACAAAGTCCTTGTTCCGACTCTTCTTCTTACCAGACGTGGACCAGACATGCTTACAACTCTCGTAATGATGGAGAAATTCGTCGTCATCTTCCCGTAAACTCACGACGCTCGAGCAATTGGGGCATTTCACCTCCGGATTGTCCCTGTGAAAATTGACCATATGAGCGGAGACTTCGCCGGCATAATGGCCGACTTCATCGCAAGCGATGCATTCAAACAATCCCCAAGCATGATACTTCCTCATATGGTGCGTGTAAGTGCAGTCCATGGTAAAAGTTTCCGGGCACAAATGGCAAGCGAATAAGGTGCGTTTCTTCTCCACCTTGCCATCTTTGTCCACGATGACCTCCAACCCTCGGGTATAGGGTGCCACGTGGGCAATGGCTTTGGAATGCTGCCGATAGTTGTGGATGATGAGATCGTAGAAGGTGAGGCAGGGTTCTTGGCAATCGGAGCATTTATAGTCGCCGAGTTCGTGATAGAACTCTTTGTGACGGTAGAGCAGAACGGCTCCATTGAACACGCGATCGCACCGGAAACAAGCTCGAGGCTTCAACATGGTCTCTTCGTCCTCATCATTCTCCCACAGAGACTTGAAAGGCCCCTCATAGGATTCCGGATGCTTCTTAGCCAAATGCTTCCGCAGATCGCCAAACGTGACCACCTTCTTATTGCATTGCTTACAACCCACTTGACGTTTCTCTCGCTGATGCCGATGATACACGGTAGT
This window harbors:
- the LOC131885212 gene encoding zinc finger protein 845-like gives rise to the protein MDFVSLLKEKIEERQEESFDLLPVLVQNWVVFQRSTFDYLDENDEPFTSQIFLIEVCTGRYVHRTHGVRVDFGVTLDLDILAAKLVEAFVGTKVCHGLPVKHDEVHPSGRLTRQEYPYPRLVSRECVHWYQPNKREGLEDGDVDESRRSVCPACQKAKRVRDDLCAEEETGQELKVETDEISQTLLPKAEADVSEETPSLDWIADDILKDLKGHESEDSDASYPSSSLDRIILDETEESDTAVKRCGRKRCKVAKSNETPVRTHKKNLKCNHCFQVFPSTTVYHRHQREKRQVGCKQCNKKVVTFGDLRKHLAKKHPESYEGPFKSLWENDEDEETMLKPRACFRCDRVFNGAVLLYRHKEFYHELGDYKCSDCQEPCLTFYDLIIHNYRQHSKAIAHVAPYTRGLEVIVDKDGKVEKKRTLFACHLCPETFTMDCTYTHHMRKYHAWGLFECIACDEVGHYAGEVSAHMVNFHRDNPEVKCPNCSSVVSLREDDDEFLHHYESCKHVWSTSGKKKSRNKDFVEKLTFQCHFCGKNYASKFILDAHIKVHQGIEQFKCSYCDYGTNVKSALKEHEQYHMREQGLTNDESGVQLYHYCDQCGQKFTRPSYVRVHKKRVHDGVKLILECKDCSPCETFRSKKMLYKHKREKHGYVPVKRTKVGRRPLD